One region of Baekduia soli genomic DNA includes:
- a CDS encoding Fur family transcriptional regulator: MPATTDHERALRGASLRVTRPRLAVLAVVHDQPHADTNTIIGRVRDRLGEVSQQAVYDVLRALTDAGLVRRIHPPGSVARYESRVGDNHHHVVCRSCGAIADVDCAAGTSPCLTVTDGHGYTIDEAEVIYWGVCSSCSAP; the protein is encoded by the coding sequence GTGCCGGCCACCACCGACCACGAGCGCGCGCTCCGCGGGGCCTCCCTGCGGGTCACGCGCCCGCGGCTGGCCGTCCTGGCCGTGGTGCACGACCAACCGCACGCCGACACGAACACGATCATCGGTCGCGTGCGCGATCGCCTCGGCGAGGTGTCCCAGCAGGCCGTCTACGACGTGCTGCGGGCGCTGACCGACGCCGGGCTGGTACGCCGCATCCACCCGCCGGGCTCCGTGGCGCGGTACGAGTCACGGGTCGGCGACAACCACCACCACGTCGTCTGCCGGTCCTGCGGCGCCATCGCCGACGTCGACTGCGCCGCCGGCACGTCGCCGTGCCTGACCGTCACCGACGGGCACGGCTACACGATCGACGAGGCCGAGGTCATCTACTGGGGCGTCTGCTCCTCGTGCTCGGCCCCCTGA
- a CDS encoding YihY/virulence factor BrkB family protein, translating into MPVVLLRTARAFYDDQMTHHAAALTYYALMSLFPALLLAVSILGLVGQYPETYDAILGYLRGVVPASALVPLDTSLRNALQQKGTAATTLAISVVVTLYGTTGALEAARRALNVVFDADGGRRFLVRKAIDIVSTVVLMALVLVSLVLVFVGGHLAEDLLGFLGLGHTIARIWNLARWPGALVVAMLVFSFIYYVTPDVRQRSFRWVTPGAAVGVTLWLIASAGFSVYLGRVANVGAVYGGFAGAIVLVVWLWLTNVALLLGAELNAEIEREQQLGEGVPERETLDLPRR; encoded by the coding sequence GTGCCGGTCGTCCTGCTGCGCACGGCGCGGGCGTTCTACGACGACCAGATGACCCATCACGCCGCGGCGCTGACCTACTACGCGCTGATGTCGCTGTTTCCGGCGCTGCTGCTCGCCGTCTCGATCCTGGGCCTCGTGGGCCAGTACCCGGAGACCTACGACGCGATCCTCGGGTACCTGCGGGGCGTCGTCCCCGCGTCGGCCTTGGTGCCGCTGGACACCTCGCTGCGCAACGCCCTGCAGCAGAAGGGCACGGCCGCCACGACGCTGGCCATCAGCGTGGTGGTCACGCTGTACGGCACGACCGGGGCGCTCGAGGCCGCGCGCCGTGCGCTCAACGTCGTCTTCGACGCCGACGGCGGGCGGCGGTTCCTCGTGCGCAAGGCCATCGACATCGTCAGCACCGTGGTGTTGATGGCCCTGGTGCTCGTCAGCCTCGTGCTGGTCTTCGTCGGCGGCCACCTGGCCGAGGACCTGCTCGGCTTCCTCGGCCTCGGCCACACGATCGCCCGGATCTGGAACCTCGCCCGCTGGCCCGGCGCGCTGGTCGTCGCGATGCTCGTGTTCTCCTTCATCTACTACGTCACCCCGGATGTCCGCCAGCGCTCGTTCCGCTGGGTGACCCCGGGCGCGGCCGTGGGCGTGACGCTCTGGCTGATCGCCTCGGCGGGGTTCTCGGTCTACCTCGGCAGGGTCGCCAACGTCGGTGCGGTCTACGGGGGGTTCGCCGGGGCGATCGTCCTCGTCGTCTGGCTGTGGCTGACGAACGTCGCGCTGCTCCTCGGCGCCGAGCTCAACGCCGAGATCGAGCGCGAGCAGCAACTGGGCGAGGGCGTGCCCGAGCGCGAGACGCTGGACCTCCCGAGACGCTGA
- a CDS encoding oxidoreductase C-terminal domain-containing protein, protein MLDGDPAARDFTAVWHRRDRPVAALLVGRPRELPGMRRLIQQTLEQHALETTP, encoded by the coding sequence GTGCTCGACGGCGATCCGGCCGCACGCGACTTCACGGCGGTCTGGCACCGCCGCGACCGGCCGGTGGCCGCCCTGCTCGTCGGCCGCCCGCGTGAGCTGCCCGGCATGCGCCGGCTCATCCAGCAGACCCTCGAACAGCACGCCCTGGAGACAACCCCATGA
- a CDS encoding universal stress protein gives MSNAITPEDRHPEPVGRPLLVLIGDDGSQEAAASTAIGLRIAGRTHGTAMLLHAEGDPAEHDRWERHLVNAADYAPVHAATRTILQRGDPAEVILRVAETEGADLICVGAAGVDRGGVSSAVVERAPCPVLVCRQGVEISPSRISAVVVAVDRSEIMPAAMHLAELLAEVFDATVVAPVPPTPELREWQADSAASDEAVTRGEADQTLVDAVQRHAPAILILDGADVDSSTGQLRRRTRRMLATAPCPVLVIPRRREPGPAARPADVPAAAESTAESLPSPWKMPAGSVRSSASTGQGRGSTSTSSTWACRSSSSTAVATRRRTSPTTTEP, from the coding sequence ATGTCGAACGCGATCACGCCGGAAGACCGACATCCGGAGCCTGTGGGCCGCCCGCTGCTCGTGTTGATCGGCGACGACGGCTCGCAGGAGGCTGCTGCGTCGACGGCCATCGGACTGCGTATCGCAGGACGCACCCATGGCACAGCGATGCTGCTGCACGCCGAAGGGGACCCAGCCGAGCACGATCGCTGGGAGCGTCATCTCGTCAACGCCGCCGACTACGCACCGGTCCACGCGGCGACGCGAACCATCCTCCAGCGGGGCGACCCCGCCGAGGTCATCCTGCGCGTCGCCGAGACCGAGGGCGCGGACCTGATCTGCGTGGGTGCCGCCGGCGTAGACCGGGGAGGCGTTTCGTCCGCGGTCGTCGAGCGCGCCCCGTGTCCCGTGCTCGTCTGCCGTCAGGGCGTCGAGATCTCACCCTCGCGCATCTCTGCCGTCGTGGTCGCCGTCGACCGTTCAGAGATCATGCCGGCTGCGATGCACCTGGCCGAGTTGCTCGCTGAGGTCTTCGATGCCACGGTGGTTGCGCCGGTACCGCCGACGCCCGAGTTGCGCGAATGGCAGGCCGACAGCGCGGCCTCGGACGAGGCCGTGACGCGCGGCGAGGCTGATCAGACGCTCGTCGACGCCGTCCAACGGCACGCGCCGGCCATCCTCATTCTCGACGGCGCGGACGTCGACAGCTCGACGGGACAGCTCCGACGCAGGACGCGGCGCATGCTGGCCACCGCCCCGTGCCCGGTGCTCGTGATCCCGCGTCGACGAGAGCCAGGGCCCGCGGCACGGCCGGCAGATGTTCCGGCAGCCGCGGAGAGCACGGCCGAGAGCCTGCCTTCACCCTGGAAGATGCCCGCCGGCTCGGTGAGATCATCGGCATCGACTGGACAGGGTCGAGGTTCGACATCGACGAGTTCCACATGGGCTTGCAGGTCGAGCTCGAGCACGGCCGTCGCGACCCGGAGACGAACGTCACCGACGACGACCGAACCCTGA
- a CDS encoding DUF5661 family protein, with product MDEFHMGLQVELEHGRRDPETNVTDDDRTLTAKIARAHMNEFPDYYTRLARMEADAERFWKHR from the coding sequence ATCGACGAGTTCCACATGGGCTTGCAGGTCGAGCTCGAGCACGGCCGTCGCGACCCGGAGACGAACGTCACCGACGACGACCGAACCCTGACCGCCAAGATCGCGCGTGCCCACATGAACGAGTTTCCGGACTACTACACCCGACTCGCTCGCATGGAGGCTGACGCCGAGCGCTTCTGGAAGCACCGATAG
- a CDS encoding ferredoxin, with protein MTYVPHIDELACAAHGDCQDIAPDVFRVDDIAVVIGTGPDDLILKAAQACPSAAITVVDSTSGETIYP; from the coding sequence ATGACCTACGTCCCACATATCGACGAGCTGGCCTGCGCCGCCCACGGCGACTGCCAGGACATCGCCCCCGACGTCTTCCGCGTCGACGACATCGCCGTCGTCATCGGCACCGGTCCCGACGACCTGATCCTCAAGGCCGCCCAGGCCTGCCCGTCGGCCGCCATCACCGTCGTCGACAGCACCAGTGGCGAAACGATCTACCCCTAG
- a CDS encoding LysE family translocator produces the protein MDAVSPSAALGIALIAFGLVLTPGPNMLYLVSRSLTQGRRAGLISLIGTALGFLVYLAAATLGITAIFTSVPTAYTALRIAGAAYLLWLAWGVLRPGAPPIFTVRELSVDPPRRLIGMGLLTNLLNPKIAVLYVSLLPQFVDADRGSVALQSFVLGAIQIVIAVTFNGVFVLLAGALAMLLARRPALARAQRLLMGTALGAFGVRLLVERSR, from the coding sequence ATGGACGCCGTCTCCCCGTCCGCCGCGCTCGGGATCGCGCTCATCGCCTTCGGGCTGGTGCTCACCCCCGGCCCGAACATGCTCTACCTGGTGTCGCGGTCGCTGACGCAGGGCCGGCGCGCCGGGCTCATCTCGCTGATCGGCACCGCGCTGGGCTTCCTGGTCTACCTCGCGGCGGCCACGCTGGGCATCACGGCGATCTTCACGTCGGTCCCCACGGCCTACACCGCGCTGCGCATCGCGGGCGCCGCGTACCTGCTGTGGCTGGCCTGGGGCGTGCTGCGCCCCGGCGCGCCTCCGATCTTCACGGTCCGCGAGCTGTCGGTCGACCCGCCGCGGCGGCTCATCGGCATGGGCCTGCTGACCAACCTGCTCAACCCCAAGATCGCGGTGCTCTACGTCTCGCTGCTGCCGCAGTTCGTCGACGCCGACCGCGGGAGCGTGGCCCTGCAGTCCTTCGTCCTGGGCGCGATCCAGATCGTCATCGCCGTCACGTTCAACGGCGTGTTCGTCCTGCTCGCCGGCGCGCTGGCCATGCTCCTGGCGCGCCGCCCGGCGCTGGCCCGCGCCCAGCGGCTGCTCATGGGCACGGCGCTCGGGGCATTCGGCGTGCGGCTGCTCGTCGAGCGCTCGCGCTGA
- a CDS encoding COG4705 family protein: MSTATPRASDTRAGLVGRNILNKVPEVTVYFWIIKILCTTVGETGADNLSSRYNLSDATLAYYTGAVLAVVLVFVFAFRRYIPLFYWAGIVLISVVGTLITDNLADNHGVALHTTTTIFGIATIASFAVWFAVERTLSIHTILTLRRELFYWVTVLFTFALGTAAGDYIAEASGLGYWKSILLFGGAIAIITVAHLRFGLNAIFAFWAAYVLTRPLGASIGDYLSQAKKDGGLALGTNTTSYIFLGTILALVLYLTVTRVDESPPDPEALPA; this comes from the coding sequence ATGAGCACCGCCACGCCACGGGCGTCGGACACGCGAGCCGGCCTGGTGGGCCGCAACATCCTCAACAAGGTCCCCGAGGTGACGGTGTACTTCTGGATCATCAAGATCCTGTGCACGACCGTCGGCGAGACGGGGGCCGACAACCTCTCGAGCAGGTACAACCTCAGCGACGCGACGCTGGCCTACTACACGGGGGCGGTGCTCGCCGTCGTCCTGGTCTTCGTCTTCGCGTTCCGGCGCTACATCCCCTTGTTCTACTGGGCCGGGATCGTCCTCATCAGCGTCGTCGGAACGCTGATCACCGACAACCTCGCCGACAACCACGGCGTGGCGCTGCACACGACGACGACGATCTTCGGGATCGCGACGATCGCGAGCTTCGCGGTGTGGTTCGCGGTGGAGCGCACGCTGTCGATCCACACGATCCTCACCCTGCGGCGCGAGCTCTTCTACTGGGTCACGGTGCTCTTCACCTTCGCCCTGGGCACCGCGGCGGGCGACTACATCGCCGAGGCCAGCGGCCTGGGCTACTGGAAGTCGATCCTGCTGTTCGGCGGGGCGATCGCGATCATCACCGTCGCGCACCTGCGCTTCGGCCTCAACGCGATCTTCGCGTTCTGGGCCGCCTACGTCCTGACGCGGCCGCTGGGCGCGTCGATCGGCGACTACCTGTCGCAGGCCAAGAAGGACGGCGGCCTGGCGCTGGGGACCAACACCACCAGCTACATCTTCCTCGGGACGATCCTCGCGCTCGTGCTGTACCTCACGGTCACGCGCGTCGACGAGTCGCCGCCCGACCCGGAGGCCCTCCCGGCATGA
- a CDS encoding HAMP domain-containing sensor histidine kinase produces MTIADLRCALVLVQPVQTAQSAAGVVRRAFTIAALIGLAAALLVGMGIASTLSRRLRGLHDAVGRVGAGGLEQDMPHDDARDEVGALTRAFAAMQGRVRRQEEARRAFVATASHELRTPIASLATVLELTEDDLRQEPPRLAEAVDGVVRARRQSERLAALARDLLDLSRLDADVALRREPVDVAESCRAVLSEFAERARERRLALGLEATAPAAMQERGHALADPVGVARIVRTLVENALRYTPEGGSVNMEIASRGHEVVVSVTDSGPGVRPEERETIFERFQRGSAGQGAAGFGLGLAIGRELARRMGGDLRVTDGPGGGARFELALPVGPQPPVGAASVDLARTA; encoded by the coding sequence GTGACGATCGCCGACCTCAGGTGCGCGTTGGTGTTGGTCCAACCCGTCCAGACCGCGCAGAGCGCGGCCGGCGTCGTGCGCCGCGCCTTCACGATCGCCGCGCTGATCGGCCTGGCGGCCGCGCTGCTGGTCGGCATGGGAATCGCCTCGACGCTCTCGAGGCGGCTGCGCGGCCTGCACGACGCGGTCGGACGCGTCGGTGCGGGCGGCCTTGAGCAGGACATGCCCCACGACGATGCCCGCGACGAGGTGGGCGCCCTGACACGCGCGTTCGCGGCGATGCAGGGCCGCGTGCGCCGCCAGGAGGAGGCGCGCCGCGCCTTCGTGGCCACCGCCTCGCACGAACTGCGCACGCCGATCGCCTCGCTGGCCACGGTGCTCGAGTTGACCGAGGACGACCTGCGACAGGAGCCTCCACGCCTCGCCGAGGCGGTGGACGGGGTGGTCCGGGCGCGGCGGCAGTCCGAGCGCCTCGCCGCTCTCGCCCGCGACCTGCTGGACCTGTCGCGCCTCGACGCCGACGTGGCGCTGCGGCGCGAGCCTGTCGATGTGGCGGAGTCGTGCCGAGCGGTCCTCTCCGAGTTCGCAGAGCGCGCGCGGGAGCGGCGGCTCGCATTGGGTCTGGAGGCGACGGCTCCGGCGGCGATGCAGGAACGCGGCCATGCGCTGGCCGACCCTGTCGGCGTGGCCCGCATCGTGCGGACACTCGTGGAGAACGCGCTGCGCTACACGCCGGAAGGAGGCTCGGTGAACATGGAGATCGCGTCTCGCGGCCACGAGGTCGTGGTGTCGGTGACCGATTCCGGGCCCGGCGTTCGACCCGAGGAGCGCGAGACGATCTTCGAGCGCTTCCAGCGCGGCAGCGCGGGTCAGGGAGCGGCAGGCTTCGGTCTGGGGCTGGCGATCGGGCGCGAGCTCGCCCGGCGCATGGGCGGGGATCTGCGCGTGACCGACGGGCCGGGTGGCGGCGCGCGCTTCGAGCTGGCGTTGCCCGTCGGTCCGCAACCGCCGGTCGGCGCCGCGTCTGTGGACCTTGCGCGGACGGCCTGA
- a CDS encoding pyridoxamine 5'-phosphate oxidase family protein gives MFDPGVRALLEGVNFVHLSTLMKDGSPHSTVVWGHTRGDQAIFFTNNPQSLKGRNIARDPRVALSMIDRDNPYRTGMLRGRVVGTLTGDEADAIVDAMSHKYVGRPFPMRGNTVYLIDVASSRLTELPFEDSPA, from the coding sequence ATGTTCGATCCCGGCGTCCGCGCGCTGCTGGAGGGCGTGAACTTCGTCCACCTCTCGACGCTCATGAAGGACGGCTCGCCCCACAGCACGGTGGTCTGGGGCCACACCCGCGGCGACCAGGCGATCTTCTTCACCAACAACCCCCAGTCGCTGAAGGGCCGCAACATCGCGCGCGACCCGCGCGTGGCGCTCTCGATGATCGACCGCGACAACCCGTACCGGACCGGCATGCTGCGCGGCCGGGTGGTCGGCACGCTCACCGGCGACGAGGCCGACGCCATCGTCGACGCGATGTCCCATAAGTACGTCGGCCGGCCGTTCCCGATGCGCGGCAACACGGTCTACCTCATCGACGTCGCGAGCTCGCGCCTCACCGAGCTGCCGTTCGAGGACAGCCCGGCCTAG